The Candidatus Liberimonas magnetica genome window below encodes:
- a CDS encoding response regulator — protein MGTMVLIIEDEQDMANLIRDRLENEGYQTDVAYTGADAIKELREKKPDIVTLDLYLPDINGLNILKELKSNPNTYKIPVIIVSSSEEEDNAIGLGADKFIKKPINFVKLFSVLNDAKTKIARSNKESAVKK, from the coding sequence ATGGGAACGATGGTATTGATAATTGAAGACGAGCAAGATATGGCGAACTTGATAAGGGACAGGCTTGAGAATGAGGGGTATCAGACAGATGTCGCTTATACGGGAGCAGATGCGATAAAGGAATTAAGAGAGAAAAAACCCGACATAGTGACCCTGGACCTTTACTTGCCCGATATAAACGGCCTTAACATTTTAAAAGAGCTGAAATCGAACCCCAATACCTACAAAATACCGGTTATCATAGTTTCATCGAGCGAAGAAGAAGATAATGCTATCGGCCTTGGAGCTGATAAATTCATAAAAAAGCCTATAAACTTTGTTAAACTATTTTCAGTCCTTAATGACGCAAAAACAAAAATCGCCCGGTCGAACAAAGAAAGCGCAGTAAAAAAATAA